A stretch of DNA from Clostridiales bacterium:
AGGTATAGTCAAGACTAGGCCAATACCTTTTTCCACTTTCACTTGGCCAAGTATGCATAAAATACAAAAATAATCGCCCGCAAAGAACATATATTCTTTAAAACCGTTTAAAGGTATTTTCATGCCCGATTCCAATATTGGCAAGATATTGCTAAAATCAGAAGAAATAGCCACTACCACCATAGTTCCTATAATCGCAAAAGCTACGCCCGTGCCTATCAATTCAAAAATTCGGGCTATGCTTCTTAACCCCCTATATGCGCAAAACACTGAAACGATTATAATAGGCAACGCCAAAGGTTTCCAAGAAGATGGATACAAAACGTCGGTCGAGTATAGATTATAATCTATCAACATTACCGAAACCCTAATCAGCAAATATAGCGTCAAAAACCCTAAGATTATCTTGGCGGCGACTTTGCCCAAAGATTTTTCTATGATTTGATACAGGGTAAGCTCGGGATTGATTTTTATCACTATGTAATACATTATTAGATGAAAAATGTCCAAGGCGACAAATAACGCTATGGCAACCCAAAGGTCTCTGCAAGTAATCCTTACAATGCGGCTGGGTATAAAGACAACTTTATAAACCAAGGATGCGAAAAATAATATATATACTAATTGATGCATAGTCACATCTTTAGTTATCTTCCTCATTAAGTTTTATTCTCCTTTTGTTTATATTGGGGAAAGAAAACGGGCGCAATGTGTCATACTTAATGTCTGTTTTTATAAGCGCGTCGCCCAAGTCTTGGTAGACTTTGGGGGCGTATGGCGCCAAATAAGGCGCGCCATAACTGTCCAAAGACGCCATATAAGCCAATATGACGAACTCAAGCAAAACAATTCCCAAAAGGCCGCCCATTCCGCCGGCTAGTGTAAATAAAAGTCTTAATATCTTAAAAATACCCACTTGATTGGGAATCATATACAAAGATATCGCGCTTATTGAGACAAACATTACGGTGGGCGAACTTAAAAGTCCGGCTTTGACGGCGGTATCGCCTAATACAAGCGCGCCCACAATGCTCATCGCCATGCCCACATACCGCGGCGTTCTTAAACTCGCTTCGTGGATTATCTCAAACAAGAGTATGACAAACAGCATTTCATACATCGGCGAAAAAGGCACGCCTTGGCTGGAATTGAGGGTTGTTACCAAATAGTCTATGGGCATCGCCATATAATGAAACATTCTAAGCGCCACATAAATCGCTGGCAGCTGCGTTCCCAGCAAAATTCCCAAAAGCCTCATAAATCTCAAA
This window harbors:
- a CDS encoding GerAB/ArcD/ProY family transporter, whose amino-acid sequence is MRKITKDVTMHQLVYILFFASLVYKVVFIPSRIVRITCRDLWVAIALFVALDIFHLIMYYIVIKINPELTLYQIIEKSLGKVAAKIILGFLTLYLLIRVSVMLIDYNLYSTDVLYPSSWKPLALPIIIVSVFCAYRGLRSIARIFELIGTGVAFAIIGTMVVVAISSDFSNILPILESGMKIPLNGFKEYMFFAGDYFCILCILGQVKVEKGIGLVLTIPTVVASVFSIMFAMAYYGFYEDVAVFQKEGHALRDIALFLLGSQSLARFDLIFSVMWMIAILMRIIINTWALYYFLKQTLGLKDTVVQKYILSIIVIIAIWAIYSFIDKNTLLFQRMITSEYKYFVIIPLLFVLPVSAPIMAYIATKKEKKRQINNQLYTKPAKE
- a CDS encoding spore germination protein is translated as VYEKHSIGRYSNTEVALCYIKGIADEYIVQKVSHRLKLIDIDGIIDSNYIAQFISEKPNSMFGTVGVAEKPDIIVSKILEGRVAIIVNGSPMVLTVPFIFFEEIQESGDYYTKSTRSTFLRFMRLLGILLGTQLPAIYVALRMFHYMAMPIDYLVTTLNSSQGVPFSPMYEMLFVILLFEIIHEASLRTPRYVGMAMSIVGALVLGDTAVKAGLLSSPTVMFVSISAISLYMIPNQVGIFKILRLLFTLAGGMGGLLGIVLLEFVILAYMASLDSYGAPYLAPYAPKVYQDLGDALIKTDIKYDTLRPFSFPNINKRRIKLNEEDN